In a genomic window of Rhodovulum sp. P5:
- a CDS encoding Re/Si-specific NAD(P)(+) transhydrogenase subunit alpha, translated as MKIGAPKEIAAGEARVAMTPDSALQLQKLGYDCLIETGAGEAAGFHDSAYVDAGVEVVHTAAALWQAADIVAKVREPEDAEVEHLRKGQTLISFFWPAQNEALLEKCKARGANVIAMDMVPRISRAQKMDALSSMANIAGYRSVIEAGNNFGRFFTGQVTAAGKVPPAKVLVVGAGVAGLAAIGTATSLGAMVYAFDVRPEVAEQIESMGAEFVFLDFEEQAQDGAATGGYAAPSSPEFREKQLEKFRELAPDMDIVITTALIPGRPAPKLWLEDMVLAMKPGSVVVDLAAEKGGNCDLTVAGEKVVSENGVTVVGYTDFPSRMATQSSTLYSTNIRHMMTDLTPEKDGKVLHNMEDDVIRGATVTYEGEITFPPPPPKVKAIAAAPKKDKPKELTPEEKKAQEAAAFRKQTITQVGLLGLGGALLLGVGLVAPASFMQHFIVFVLAVFVGFQVIWNVSHSLHTPLMAITNAISSIIILGALMQIGSGSFLVIILAALAVFMAGINIFGGFLVTRRMLAMFQKS; from the coding sequence GTGAAAATCGGCGCACCGAAGGAGATTGCGGCGGGCGAGGCGCGGGTGGCCATGACGCCCGACAGCGCGCTGCAATTGCAGAAGCTGGGTTATGACTGCCTGATTGAAACCGGCGCGGGGGAGGCGGCGGGCTTCCACGACTCCGCTTATGTCGATGCGGGTGTCGAGGTCGTGCATACCGCCGCGGCGCTTTGGCAGGCGGCCGACATCGTGGCCAAGGTTCGCGAACCCGAGGATGCAGAGGTCGAGCATCTGCGCAAGGGCCAGACGCTGATCAGCTTTTTCTGGCCGGCGCAGAACGAAGCGCTTCTGGAAAAGTGCAAGGCCAGGGGCGCCAATGTCATCGCGATGGACATGGTGCCGCGGATTTCCCGTGCGCAGAAGATGGATGCGCTGTCGTCCATGGCGAATATCGCGGGCTACCGCTCTGTCATCGAGGCGGGGAACAATTTCGGCCGCTTCTTCACCGGTCAGGTGACCGCCGCGGGCAAGGTGCCGCCGGCAAAGGTTCTGGTCGTGGGCGCGGGTGTGGCCGGTCTGGCCGCCATCGGCACGGCGACGTCGCTGGGCGCGATGGTCTATGCCTTCGACGTCCGCCCCGAAGTGGCAGAACAGATCGAATCTATGGGGGCGGAATTCGTCTTCCTCGACTTCGAGGAACAGGCGCAGGACGGGGCCGCGACCGGCGGCTATGCCGCGCCGTCCAGCCCCGAGTTCCGGGAAAAGCAGCTTGAGAAATTCCGCGAGCTTGCGCCGGATATGGACATCGTCATTACCACCGCGCTGATCCCGGGACGTCCGGCGCCCAAGCTGTGGCTGGAGGACATGGTCCTGGCGATGAAGCCGGGGTCTGTCGTCGTGGACCTCGCTGCGGAGAAGGGTGGCAACTGCGACCTGACCGTTGCCGGCGAAAAGGTCGTCAGCGAAAACGGCGTGACTGTCGTCGGCTACACCGACTTCCCCAGCCGCATGGCGACACAGTCGTCCACGCTCTATTCCACCAACATCCGCCACATGATGACCGACCTGACGCCCGAGAAGGACGGCAAGGTCTTGCACAACATGGAGGATGACGTCATCCGCGGTGCGACGGTGACCTATGAGGGGGAGATCACCTTCCCGCCGCCGCCGCCGAAGGTGAAGGCGATAGCCGCCGCGCCGAAGAAGGACAAGCCCAAGGAACTGACGCCGGAAGAGAAGAAGGCGCAGGAAGCGGCGGCGTTCCGCAAGCAGACGATCACGCAGGTGGGTCTCTTGGGTCTTGGCGGTGCGCTCCTGCTGGGTGTCGGGCTCGTGGCGCCAGCCAGCTTCATGCAGCATTTCATCGTGTTCGTGCTGGCGGTCTTTGTCGGCTTCCAGGTGATCTGGAATGTCAGCCATTCGCTGCACACGCCGCTGATGGCGATCACCAACGCGATCTCGTCGATCATCATCCTCGGCGCCCTGATGCAGATCGGGTCCGGGTCGTTCCTGGTGATCATCCTTGCCGCGCTGGCCGTCTTCATGGCCGGGATCAACATCTTCGGCGGCTTCCTCGTGACACGGCGCATGCTCGCCATGTTCCAGAAATCGTAA
- a CDS encoding GNAT family N-acetyltransferase, which yields MGRPRLSGPRRRHLTGLRPVRPGDGPACFAVFHAAVHRGARAAYSAEERAAWAPSTAPPADWEARLLAGTTLIAERFGHVLSFMTLGPDGYLDLAYVAPDVMGQGVGRLLHDRVLDAARSANLSLLSTEASLVARPVFAHLGWRETARQSVIRHGVALTNFRMELSLAAAP from the coding sequence ATGGGACGACCCCGCCTATCGGGCCCGCGCCGCCGTCACCTGACCGGCCTGCGGCCCGTCCGACCGGGCGATGGGCCGGCCTGTTTCGCGGTATTCCACGCCGCGGTGCATCGGGGGGCGCGCGCGGCCTACTCGGCCGAGGAACGCGCCGCCTGGGCGCCCTCCACCGCGCCCCCGGCCGACTGGGAGGCGCGCCTGCTGGCAGGAACGACCCTGATCGCCGAGCGTTTCGGCCATGTACTGAGTTTCATGACACTTGGTCCGGACGGCTATCTCGACCTCGCCTATGTGGCACCCGATGTCATGGGCCAAGGTGTCGGGCGGCTTTTGCATGATCGTGTTCTGGACGCTGCGCGCTCCGCGAACCTGTCGCTTCTCTCGACCGAGGCCAGCCTCGTCGCGCGCCCGGTCTTCGCCCATCTCGGCTGGCGCGAAACCGCACGCCAGAGTGTGATCCGACATGGCGTGGCTCTGACGAATTTCCGAATGGAATTGTCGCTGGCCGCGGCACCCTGA
- a CDS encoding ABC transporter permease gives MTDSAYSETETIRPPRNQWLDVWDQFKTHKGALMGAAFFAAILFACFLGPWLWTIDPTYIDIRARNQGPSFAHPFGTDQLGRDTFARMLAGGQVSLAVGMTAMALALILGTFIGVLAGYFKRLDGPLMRLTDLFLALPLLPLLLVIIMLFRDALRAAFGPEGGIFILIVFVIGITSWMQTARIVRGDVLALKEREFVLAARSIGTPSHRMITRHVLPNVLSPIMVSATLGIANAIITESALSFLGLGFPSDFPTWGRLLFDATDYLQQYPERVIWPGLAISLTVLSVNYMGDGLRDALDPRIRGR, from the coding sequence ATGACTGACAGCGCCTATTCCGAGACCGAGACGATCCGCCCTCCGCGCAACCAGTGGCTGGATGTCTGGGACCAGTTCAAGACACACAAGGGCGCGCTGATGGGCGCGGCCTTCTTCGCGGCGATCCTGTTTGCGTGTTTCCTTGGGCCGTGGCTCTGGACCATCGACCCCACCTATATCGACATCCGCGCGCGCAATCAGGGGCCCAGCTTCGCCCATCCTTTCGGAACCGATCAGCTGGGCCGCGATACCTTTGCCCGCATGCTCGCGGGTGGACAGGTGTCATTGGCCGTGGGCATGACCGCAATGGCGCTTGCGCTGATCCTCGGCACCTTCATCGGCGTGCTGGCCGGCTATTTCAAACGCCTCGACGGCCCCTTGATGCGTCTGACCGACCTGTTTCTCGCCCTGCCGCTGCTGCCCCTGTTGCTGGTCATCATCATGCTGTTCCGCGATGCGCTGCGCGCGGCCTTCGGGCCAGAGGGCGGCATCTTCATCCTGATCGTGTTCGTCATCGGGATCACGTCCTGGATGCAGACCGCGCGGATCGTGCGCGGTGACGTTCTGGCACTGAAGGAGCGCGAATTCGTCCTTGCCGCGCGCTCTATCGGCACGCCATCGCACCGGATGATCACGCGGCATGTCCTGCCCAATGTGCTGTCGCCGATCATGGTCTCGGCCACGCTGGGCATCGCCAACGCGATCATCACTGAAAGCGCGCTGTCGTTCCTCGGCCTCGGCTTCCCGTCGGACTTTCCCACATGGGGCCGACTGCTGTTCGACGCGACGGACTACTTGCAGCAATACCCCGAACGCGTGATCTGGCCCGGGCTTGCCATCTCGCTCACGGTGCTCAGCGTGAACTACATGGGCGACGGGTTGCGCGACGCGCTCGACCCGCGGATCCGCGGGCGGTGA
- a CDS encoding peptide ABC transporter substrate-binding protein, giving the protein MKLRHALLGAAAVTALAPAAFAERGSDGQVNIIYWQAPSTMNPYLSGGTKELEAASLVLEPLARYDQDGNMVPFLAESIPTVENGGVSADLKTVTWKLKPGLKWADGSPVTSADVKFSWQYCTAEGGGCAQSEKYNDVADVETPDELTAIVHFSVAKPFPYGPFVGAQAPIIQAAQFADCLGAKAPECTDANFMPQGTGPFTVTDFRPNDVIQMKANPNYRDPAKPAFATVTFKGGGDAMAAGRSVLETGEFDYAWNLQLAPDVLANMAGAGKGQIVSGFGTLVERIMINFTDPAPSHGDRRSTVDHPHPFLTDMAVRKALSMAIDRELLTEIGYGEAGRATCNVLPAPEIYRSTANDACLVQDIEGAKKLLDEAGWVPGADGVRVKDGMRLSILYQTSTNAVRQDFQALIKQWWSEIGVETELRNIDASVFFGGDPGSPDTFQKFYADVEMYANNFDGTDPESYMANWLCKEIPSPETQWQGNNINRYCTEAYDALVAEMATTGELEKRAELAKAMNDMLMQDYALLPLVDRGRVSAHSNSLGGVILNTWDSELWNAADWYRIK; this is encoded by the coding sequence ATGAAACTGAGACACGCGCTTCTGGGCGCTGCTGCGGTGACCGCCCTCGCGCCGGCCGCCTTCGCCGAACGCGGCAGCGACGGGCAGGTGAACATTATCTACTGGCAGGCGCCCTCGACGATGAACCCCTACCTGTCGGGCGGCACCAAGGAGCTTGAGGCCGCCTCCCTCGTTCTGGAACCGCTTGCCCGCTATGATCAGGACGGCAACATGGTGCCGTTCCTTGCCGAGAGCATCCCGACCGTCGAGAATGGCGGCGTGTCGGCAGACCTCAAGACCGTGACATGGAAGCTGAAGCCGGGCCTGAAATGGGCCGATGGCTCGCCCGTCACCTCCGCGGACGTCAAGTTCTCATGGCAATACTGCACCGCAGAGGGCGGCGGCTGCGCCCAGTCCGAGAAATACAACGACGTGGCCGATGTCGAAACACCGGACGAGTTGACCGCAATCGTGCATTTCAGCGTGGCGAAACCCTTCCCCTATGGCCCGTTCGTGGGCGCACAGGCCCCGATCATTCAGGCCGCGCAGTTCGCGGACTGCCTCGGCGCCAAGGCGCCCGAATGCACCGATGCCAACTTCATGCCGCAAGGCACCGGCCCCTTCACGGTCACCGATTTCCGGCCCAATGACGTGATCCAGATGAAGGCCAATCCGAACTATCGCGATCCGGCCAAACCCGCCTTTGCGACTGTCACCTTCAAGGGCGGCGGCGATGCGATGGCCGCGGGCCGCTCGGTTCTGGAAACGGGCGAGTTCGACTACGCGTGGAACCTGCAGCTGGCGCCCGATGTGCTGGCTAACATGGCAGGTGCCGGCAAGGGCCAGATCGTGTCGGGCTTCGGCACACTGGTGGAGCGGATCATGATCAACTTCACCGATCCTGCGCCCAGTCATGGCGACCGCCGGTCGACCGTGGATCACCCGCACCCGTTCCTGACCGACATGGCCGTGCGCAAGGCGCTGTCGATGGCCATCGACCGGGAACTGCTGACCGAGATCGGCTATGGCGAAGCCGGGCGTGCCACCTGCAACGTGCTGCCTGCGCCGGAAATCTACCGCTCCACCGCCAATGACGCCTGCCTTGTACAGGACATCGAAGGCGCCAAGAAGCTGTTGGACGAAGCCGGCTGGGTGCCCGGCGCCGACGGCGTGCGCGTGAAGGACGGCATGCGGCTGAGTATTCTCTACCAGACCTCCACCAACGCCGTGCGCCAGGATTTCCAGGCCCTGATCAAGCAGTGGTGGTCGGAAATCGGCGTGGAAACCGAATTGCGCAATATCGACGCATCAGTCTTCTTCGGCGGCGATCCGGGCAGCCCGGATACGTTCCAGAAGTTCTATGCCGATGTCGAGATGTACGCCAACAACTTCGACGGCACCGACCCCGAGTCCTACATGGCCAACTGGCTGTGCAAGGAAATCCCCAGCCCGGAAACCCAGTGGCAGGGCAACAACATCAACCGCTACTGCACCGAAGCCTATGACGCGCTGGTGGCAGAGATGGCCACGACCGGCGAGTTGGAGAAGCGGGCGGAACTGGCCAAGGCCATGAATGACATGTTGATGCAGGACTATGCCCTGCTGCCGCTGGTCGATCGCGGCCGGGTGTCTGCCCATTCCAACAGCCTTGGTGGCGTGATCCTGAACACCTGGGACAGCGAGCTGTGGAACGCGGCAGACTGGTACCGCATCAAGTAA
- a CDS encoding ABC transporter permease, translating to MFTYTIRRLLIAIPTLLVISLIIFLVVTLAPSDPTANLPLSIPSEVRAQIRESLGLNEPLLVRYLLWLRQFFIYEPLHMLDEAFGWTLASEDMQRILSWQTRSPVADLIVQRLPQTLWVVGTSYVVGVLIALPIGIISAYRQYSIFDQAGTFVSMVGFSVPTFFTGVLLIVVFSVELGWFPSIYDTTHQVTDWSSFVFQVKQMIMPVAVLALYNAAQISRFMRASMLDNLNQDYVRTARAKGLTEQVVVLVHVLRNSMIPVVTVIALGVPTVFGGAIITEQVFKVNGIGQLLIIAIQGGDVPTVQTLTFIFAVLIVLFNLIADILYGLLDPRIRYD from the coding sequence ATGTTCACCTACACGATCCGCCGTCTGCTGATCGCGATCCCGACGCTTCTGGTCATCAGTCTGATCATCTTCCTTGTGGTGACGCTGGCGCCCAGCGATCCCACCGCCAACCTGCCGCTGTCGATCCCGTCCGAGGTGCGCGCCCAAATCCGGGAATCGCTGGGCCTGAACGAACCCTTGCTGGTGCGCTACCTGCTCTGGCTCAGGCAATTCTTCATCTACGAACCGCTGCACATGCTGGACGAGGCTTTCGGCTGGACCCTTGCCAGCGAGGACATGCAGCGCATCCTGTCATGGCAGACCCGCAGCCCGGTGGCCGACCTGATCGTCCAGCGCCTGCCGCAGACGCTGTGGGTGGTGGGCACGTCCTATGTGGTCGGTGTCCTGATCGCGCTGCCCATTGGTATCATATCGGCCTATCGGCAATACAGCATCTTCGACCAGGCGGGGACCTTCGTGTCGATGGTGGGCTTCTCGGTGCCGACCTTCTTCACCGGCGTTCTGCTGATCGTGGTCTTCTCGGTCGAACTGGGCTGGTTCCCGTCGATCTACGATACCACGCATCAGGTGACCGACTGGTCGTCCTTCGTCTTTCAGGTCAAGCAGATGATCATGCCGGTCGCGGTTCTGGCGCTATACAACGCCGCGCAGATCAGCCGGTTCATGCGGGCCTCGATGCTCGACAACCTTAACCAGGACTATGTGCGCACGGCCCGCGCCAAGGGGCTGACCGAACAGGTGGTGGTGCTGGTTCATGTGCTGCGCAATTCGATGATCCCGGTGGTCACCGTCATCGCGCTGGGGGTGCCAACCGTCTTTGGCGGCGCGATCATCACCGAACAGGTGTTCAAGGTGAACGGGATCGGCCAACTTCTGATCATCGCGATCCAGGGGGGCGACGTGCCGACGGTGCAGACGCTGACCTTCATCTTCGCGGTGCTGATCGTCCTGTTCAACCTGATCGCCGATATCCTCTACGGCCTCCTTGACCCGAGGATCCGCTATGACTGA
- a CDS encoding NAD(P)(+) transhydrogenase (Re/Si-specific) subunit beta, with the protein MEFGFTTAAYVVAAVLFILALGGLSGQESAKRAIWYGIVGMALAVAATLTGPGQGLWYVSLVMIAGGAAIGYQLATKVQMTQMPELVAIMHSLVGLAAVFVGFNADIELGRVLAMDDTAREALTGFAAILAHKTPVEVNILRVELVLGIWIGAVTFTGSVIAYGKLAGKVNSAAKKLPGGHALNATAALLSLALAAWYFTGGGFLALFLLTLCALFIGYHLIMGIGGADMPVVVSMLNSYSGWAAAAIGFSLGNDLLIVVGALVGSSGAILSYIMCRAMNRHFVSVILGGFGGTGGPAAEVEGEMIAIEAEGVANALEDADSVIIVPGYGMAVAQAQNAVSILTEHLRKQGKSVRFAIHPVAGRLPGHMNVLLAEAKVPYDIVLEMDEINDDFPNTDVVIVIGSNDIVNPAAQDDPNSPIAGMPVLEVWKSKQVIVMKRGKGTGYSGIENPLFFKDNTRMFYGDAKASLDKLLALVR; encoded by the coding sequence ATGGAATTCGGCTTCACGACGGCGGCCTATGTGGTCGCGGCTGTTCTCTTCATCCTCGCGCTGGGCGGGCTGTCGGGACAGGAAAGCGCCAAGCGCGCGATCTGGTACGGTATCGTCGGCATGGCGCTGGCCGTGGCGGCGACGCTGACCGGCCCGGGACAGGGCCTTTGGTACGTCTCGCTGGTGATGATCGCCGGCGGCGCGGCCATCGGTTACCAGCTGGCCACCAAGGTGCAGATGACCCAGATGCCCGAGCTTGTGGCGATCATGCACTCGCTGGTCGGTCTGGCGGCGGTCTTTGTCGGCTTTAACGCCGATATCGAGCTTGGCCGGGTGCTGGCGATGGACGACACGGCGCGCGAGGCCCTGACCGGCTTTGCCGCGATCCTCGCCCACAAGACACCGGTCGAGGTCAACATCCTGCGCGTCGAACTGGTGCTTGGCATCTGGATCGGGGCAGTGACCTTCACCGGGTCGGTCATCGCCTATGGCAAACTGGCGGGCAAGGTGAACTCGGCTGCGAAGAAGCTGCCGGGCGGTCATGCCCTGAATGCCACCGCGGCGCTTCTGTCGCTGGCGTTGGCGGCGTGGTACTTCACCGGCGGCGGTTTCCTTGCGCTGTTCCTGCTGACGCTCTGTGCGCTGTTCATCGGCTACCACCTGATCATGGGGATCGGCGGGGCGGACATGCCTGTCGTGGTCTCGATGCTCAACTCCTATTCGGGCTGGGCGGCCGCGGCGATCGGCTTCAGCCTCGGCAATGACTTGCTGATCGTGGTCGGTGCACTCGTCGGCTCCTCCGGTGCGATCCTGTCCTACATCATGTGTCGCGCCATGAACCGGCATTTCGTCAGCGTGATCCTGGGCGGCTTTGGCGGCACAGGCGGCCCCGCGGCCGAGGTCGAGGGCGAGATGATCGCCATCGAGGCAGAGGGCGTGGCCAACGCGCTTGAAGATGCTGACAGCGTCATCATTGTGCCGGGTTACGGCATGGCCGTGGCGCAGGCGCAAAACGCCGTGTCGATCCTGACCGAGCATCTGCGCAAGCAGGGCAAGAGCGTGCGTTTCGCCATCCACCCGGTCGCCGGCCGCCTGCCGGGGCACATGAACGTGCTTCTGGCCGAGGCCAAGGTGCCCTATGACATCGTGCTGGAGATGGACGAGATCAACGACGACTTCCCCAACACGGATGTGGTCATCGTCATCGGCTCCAACGACATCGTGAACCCCGCGGCGCAGGACGACCCGAACTCGCCCATCGCCGGCATGCCGGTTCTGGAAGTGTGGAAATCCAAGCAGGTCATCGTCATGAAGCGGGGCAAGGGCACCGGCTATTCGGGCATCGAGAACCCGCTGTTCTTCAAGGACAACACGCGGATGTTCTATGGCGACGCGAAGGCCAGCCTCGACAAGCTTCTGGCGCTGGTCCGCTGA
- a CDS encoding isoprenylcysteine carboxylmethyltransferase family protein, whose product MKKRLHIPLHYLELPPVWLAVFAALAWGQAQILPMTVLGLFGDIAGYVLVGAGLVVSGYAALHFLLERTSLIPREKPDTLVTTGMYRFSRNPIYLADAAILTGLILIWDAIPSLILVPVFIKLIEWRFIHREEALIRDHFGEAFDAYCARVRRWI is encoded by the coding sequence ATGAAGAAACGACTGCACATCCCGCTGCACTATCTGGAACTGCCGCCCGTCTGGCTGGCCGTGTTCGCGGCGCTGGCCTGGGGGCAGGCGCAGATCCTGCCGATGACCGTGCTGGGCCTGTTCGGTGATATCGCCGGTTATGTGCTGGTGGGGGCCGGGTTGGTGGTGTCGGGCTACGCGGCGCTGCATTTCCTGCTGGAGCGGACCTCGCTGATCCCGCGGGAAAAGCCCGACACGCTGGTGACGACGGGCATGTATCGCTTCTCCCGCAACCCGATCTACCTTGCGGATGCGGCGATCCTGACCGGGCTGATCCTGATCTGGGATGCGATCCCCAGCCTGATCCTTGTCCCGGTCTTCATCAAGCTGATCGAATGGCGATTCATCCACCGGGAAGAGGCCCTGATCCGCGACCATTTCGGCGAGGCGTTCGACGCCTATTGCGCCCGGGTGCGGCGTTGGATCTGA
- the kynU gene encoding kynureninase yields MTDFDATRALFHLPDGVIYLDGNSLGPLPRATSARLARTVEQEWGEMVITGWNRAGWMAMPRALGDRIGRLIGAEPGSTILGDTLSIKIYQALAAALQMRPDRRVILSDSGNFPTDLYMAEGLIETLGQGHRLVTVAPEEVADHITEEVAVLMLTEVDYRTGRRHDMPALTRAAHDAGALAIWDLAHSAGALPVDVAGGGADFAAGCTYKYLNAGPGGPAFIYVAPRHADTVRPALSGWLGHAAPFDFDLAYRPGAGVERMRVGTPPVLQMAALEASLDIWDRVDMTALRRRSIALTELFIAEVEARCPMLALASPRDPERRGSQVSFRFAEGYAAMQALIARGVIGDFRAPDIMRFGIAPLYVGEEDIRRAAEILGHVMETRAWDDPAYRARAAVT; encoded by the coding sequence ATGACCGATTTCGACGCGACCCGCGCGCTTTTCCACCTGCCGGACGGGGTGATCTACCTCGACGGCAATTCGCTGGGGCCCCTGCCCAGGGCGACATCCGCCCGGCTGGCCCGGACGGTGGAACAGGAATGGGGAGAGATGGTCATTACCGGTTGGAACCGGGCAGGCTGGATGGCGATGCCGCGTGCCCTTGGCGACCGGATCGGGCGGCTGATCGGGGCAGAACCGGGCAGCACGATTCTGGGCGACACGCTGTCGATCAAGATCTATCAGGCACTCGCCGCCGCCCTGCAGATGCGGCCGGACCGCCGGGTGATCCTCAGCGATAGCGGCAATTTCCCAACCGATCTTTATATGGCCGAGGGGCTGATCGAGACGCTGGGCCAAGGGCACCGCCTGGTGACAGTGGCCCCCGAAGAGGTTGCCGACCACATCACCGAAGAGGTTGCCGTGCTGATGTTGACCGAGGTCGACTATCGCACCGGGCGGCGCCATGACATGCCCGCGCTGACCCGCGCCGCCCATGACGCGGGCGCGCTGGCGATCTGGGATCTGGCCCATTCCGCGGGGGCCTTGCCCGTCGATGTCGCGGGGGGCGGGGCCGATTTCGCCGCCGGCTGTACCTACAAGTATCTCAATGCCGGGCCGGGCGGCCCCGCCTTCATCTATGTCGCCCCCCGCCATGCCGATACGGTCCGTCCGGCGCTGTCGGGATGGCTCGGCCACGCCGCACCCTTCGACTTCGATCTTGCCTACAGGCCCGGTGCGGGGGTCGAGCGGATGCGCGTCGGCACGCCGCCGGTGCTGCAGATGGCCGCGCTGGAGGCTTCCCTGGACATCTGGGATCGGGTCGACATGACCGCGCTGCGCCGCCGGTCGATCGCGTTGACGGAGCTTTTCATCGCAGAGGTCGAGGCCCGCTGCCCCATGCTGGCGCTTGCCTCCCCCCGCGATCCCGAACGCCGCGGCAGCCAGGTCTCGTTCCGCTTCGCGGAAGGCTATGCCGCCATGCAGGCCCTGATCGCCCGTGGCGTGATCGGCGACTTCCGCGCGCCCGACATCATGCGTTTCGGCATCGCGCCACTCTATGTCGGAGAGGAAGACATCCGCCGCGCCGCCGAGATCCTTGGACATGTGATGGAGACCCGCGCATGGGACGACCCCGCCTATCGGGCCCGCGCCGCCGTCACCTGA
- a CDS encoding DUF3422 family protein has product MSSIEDHPLRYMLTNELHARPFPELEPPCHAAFLAIKPPKDAVNRDRNADRAHLINLLDRFGAQHPKPDDTHFFGKMGRHKIKWESHTEFVTYTIFTPFVADRPFDPAMFEVFPDDWLEQAPGKRLTSALIRVEQLQDGRDDIEDRLAEWFVPESLSASSILDNAAVMATDFRIDSGGHMRMAVFARPGIGARRVGRVVQRMTEIETYKAMSMLGLPRARMLKARLAEIDPQLSDLMAEMSVGMRGAEETLSHLLDVSTELELIQAQSAYRFSATVAYEALVHQRIEVLREERFAHRQTFREFMMRRYDPSMRTVKAAEAQLDSMTRRAVRAANLLRTSVDVERSAQNQKLLESMDRRADMQLRLQRTVEGLSIVAISYYAVSLVSYLIYPLADAVDMSKGMLTAIVTPFVVFAVWLMIRRIRKEIEH; this is encoded by the coding sequence ATGAGCTCCATCGAGGATCACCCGCTGCGTTACATGCTCACCAACGAGCTGCACGCACGCCCGTTCCCGGAACTTGAACCGCCCTGCCACGCCGCGTTTCTGGCGATCAAGCCGCCGAAGGACGCCGTCAACCGGGACCGGAACGCCGACCGGGCGCATCTGATCAATCTGCTGGACCGCTTCGGTGCCCAGCATCCCAAGCCGGACGACACGCATTTCTTCGGCAAGATGGGGCGCCACAAGATCAAGTGGGAAAGCCATACCGAGTTCGTCACCTACACGATCTTCACGCCCTTCGTGGCCGACCGTCCGTTCGATCCGGCGATGTTCGAGGTATTTCCCGACGATTGGCTGGAACAGGCCCCGGGCAAGCGCCTGACCTCGGCCCTGATCCGGGTGGAGCAGTTGCAGGACGGGCGCGATGACATCGAGGACCGGCTGGCGGAATGGTTCGTGCCCGAAAGCCTGTCGGCGTCCTCGATCCTCGACAATGCCGCGGTGATGGCGACCGATTTCCGGATCGACAGCGGCGGGCATATGCGCATGGCCGTGTTCGCCCGGCCAGGCATCGGGGCGCGGCGCGTGGGTCGCGTCGTGCAGCGCATGACCGAGATCGAGACCTACAAGGCGATGTCGATGCTGGGCCTGCCGCGGGCGCGGATGCTCAAGGCGCGACTGGCCGAGATCGACCCGCAATTGTCGGATCTGATGGCAGAGATGTCCGTGGGCATGCGCGGGGCGGAAGAAACGCTGAGCCATCTGCTGGACGTCTCGACCGAGCTTGAACTGATCCAGGCGCAAAGCGCGTACCGTTTTTCGGCGACCGTGGCCTATGAGGCGCTGGTCCACCAGCGGATCGAGGTTCTGCGCGAGGAACGCTTTGCCCATCGCCAGACCTTTCGCGAATTCATGATGCGCCGGTATGACCCGTCCATGCGAACCGTCAAAGCGGCCGAGGCGCAGCTTGATTCAATGACCCGCCGGGCGGTGCGCGCGGCGAACCTTCTGCGAACCAGCGTGGATGTGGAACGGTCGGCACAGAACCAGAAGCTTCTGGAAAGCATGGACCGGCGTGCGGACATGCAGTTGCGGCTGCAGCGCACGGTGGAAGGGCTGTCGATCGTCGCGATCAGCTATTACGCGGTCAGCCTTGTGTCCTACCTGATCTATCCGCTGGCCGACGCGGTCGACATGTCCAAGGGGATGCTGACGGCGATTGTCACGCCCTTCGTCGTGTTTGCCGTCTGGCTGATGATCCGGCGGATACGGAAGGAAATCGAGCACTGA